One window of Bacillus sp. THAF10 genomic DNA carries:
- a CDS encoding SDR family oxidoreductase, producing the protein MRTILITGAGTGLGKELALHYGKSGHTILLTGRRLAPLQAVAEEITKSGGTAFCYQLDVSNLTQVQETIVEITNKHSICYLLNNAGAGCFGPLEELNYEEIHIAIQTNVLGTIYLTKELLPHLLLQKDPKIMNIISTAGQKGKINESVYVASKFAVRGFTESLQKELEGVVKVTATYMGGMDTPFWNETDHIKDKSRLKSPAEVAKTIAEQDEESSIQV; encoded by the coding sequence ATGCGGACAATATTAATTACCGGTGCAGGAACTGGCCTTGGTAAGGAGCTTGCCCTTCATTATGGAAAATCTGGTCATACCATCTTACTTACAGGAAGAAGACTTGCACCTTTGCAAGCTGTTGCAGAAGAAATTACCAAAAGCGGAGGAACAGCTTTCTGTTACCAACTTGATGTTTCCAACCTTACTCAAGTGCAGGAAACCATTGTTGAAATCACAAACAAACATTCCATCTGCTACCTTTTAAACAATGCAGGTGCTGGCTGCTTTGGTCCTCTAGAGGAGCTAAATTATGAAGAGATACATATAGCTATTCAAACAAATGTCCTTGGAACAATCTATTTAACAAAAGAACTTCTACCTCATTTACTTCTGCAAAAAGATCCAAAAATAATGAACATCATCTCCACTGCAGGTCAAAAAGGCAAGATAAATGAGAGCGTTTATGTTGCGAGTAAGTTTGCTGTGCGTGGATTTACAGAAAGCCTTCAAAAGGAATTAGAAGGAGTAGTAAAGGTAACTGCTACGTACATGGGTGGGATGGATACTCCTTTTTGGAATGAAACAGATCATATCAAAGATAAATCTCGGTTAAAATCGCCAGCTGAGGTTGCAAAAACCATCGCAGAACAGGATGAAGAATCCTCTATCCAAGTTTAA
- a CDS encoding gluconokinase yields the protein MSKYMIGIDISTSLVKSIVFTRDGQVISEYTCSYSTYRPKSSYAEQSPHEVEHATRAALKHSIKQQNINISDIIGITFSSPMHSLICINEENDPISPMLTWEDKRSYSQAGIMKESYGRGLYEQTGTPIHPMSPFVKLVWMKEANYPPYYQSARFVSIKEYILYKWCGTWQVDISTASATGLLDLHTLKWNSDALTIAGINESQLSTLVPCTHQLEALNTSIADEIGVSKATPIIIGATNGVHANIGIGATGVHDTALSIGTSSAIRRFTNEHVVDLEQRTFQYAFTESLRVVGGASNNGMSIMHWLARQFSSLTKKETIEIMDLEALAANSSAGANGLFFLPYLSGERAPKWNAKAKGGWLGLTLTHTSADMIRSAMEGVIFNMYEIYDSISGNYGMGSGLVVSGSYADSTLWVQMTADIFRKTVKLPSTEHATAWGAAWLGLMALGKVNTLEEIKDFIKIKHEVFPNVRSVVKYEEHYELYREIYNKNKPLYNDIDRLQY from the coding sequence ATGAGCAAATACATGATTGGAATCGATATTAGCACAAGCTTAGTAAAGTCTATCGTCTTTACAAGAGATGGACAGGTTATTTCTGAATACACTTGCAGTTATTCTACATATAGACCAAAATCAAGTTACGCAGAACAGAGTCCCCATGAAGTGGAACATGCAACGAGAGCAGCTCTGAAGCATAGCATCAAACAACAGAATATAAACATATCGGACATTATTGGGATAACTTTTTCCTCTCCCATGCACAGCTTGATCTGTATCAATGAAGAAAATGACCCTATTTCTCCTATGCTCACCTGGGAAGATAAACGGAGCTATTCTCAGGCTGGAATTATGAAGGAATCCTATGGACGAGGGCTTTATGAACAAACAGGGACCCCTATTCACCCAATGTCCCCTTTTGTAAAGTTAGTTTGGATGAAAGAAGCAAACTATCCTCCTTATTATCAATCAGCTCGATTTGTTTCCATAAAAGAATACATTTTATATAAATGGTGTGGAACCTGGCAGGTCGATATTTCCACTGCTTCTGCAACAGGTCTATTGGATTTACATACCTTAAAGTGGAATTCTGATGCCCTTACGATTGCAGGTATAAATGAATCTCAATTATCTACCCTTGTTCCCTGCACCCATCAGCTAGAAGCATTAAACACTTCCATTGCAGACGAAATAGGAGTTTCCAAGGCAACCCCCATTATCATCGGAGCAACAAATGGTGTTCATGCCAATATTGGTATAGGAGCAACAGGTGTACATGACACCGCTTTGTCAATAGGCACTAGCAGTGCAATCAGAAGGTTTACAAACGAGCATGTCGTCGATTTAGAGCAACGTACCTTTCAATATGCTTTTACAGAAAGCTTACGAGTCGTTGGAGGTGCTTCAAACAATGGCATGTCTATCATGCATTGGCTTGCACGGCAATTCTCAAGCTTAACCAAGAAAGAAACGATCGAGATCATGGACTTAGAAGCATTAGCTGCCAATTCCTCTGCAGGAGCGAACGGGTTATTTTTCCTACCTTATCTTAGTGGAGAAAGAGCCCCTAAATGGAATGCCAAAGCTAAAGGGGGCTGGCTAGGATTGACACTTACTCATACGAGTGCAGATATGATTCGTAGCGCCATGGAAGGTGTTATTTTTAATATGTATGAAATTTACGATTCTATTTCTGGAAATTACGGTATGGGTAGTGGTCTTGTGGTTAGTGGAAGCTATGCTGACTCAACCTTATGGGTCCAAATGACAGCTGATATCTTTAGGAAAACCGTTAAGCTTCCCTCTACAGAACATGCTACAGCATGGGGAGCAGCCTGGTTAGGGTTAATGGCCTTAGGCAAGGTAAACACCCTTGAAGAGATTAAAGACTTCATAAAAATAAAACATGAAGTTTTTCCTAATGTGAGAAGCGTCGTAAAATATGAAGAGCACTATGAACTTTACAGGGAAATTTATAATAAAAATAAGCCTCTGTATAATGATATAGATCGCTTGCAATACTAA
- a CDS encoding YfhD family protein produces MGRSRGSRSKSKASLPQVPKNMKKPAQDTEFAHEHGADNEILEAQARASAAGITRNSKKDTFR; encoded by the coding sequence ATGGGACGTTCCCGTGGATCTAGAAGCAAAAGTAAAGCATCTCTGCCACAAGTACCTAAGAACATGAAGAAGCCTGCACAGGATACTGAATTTGCGCATGAGCATGGTGCGGATAATGAAATATTAGAAGCACAGGCACGTGCATCCGCTGCTGGAATTACGCGCAACAGTAAAAAGGATACGTTTAGATAG
- the recX gene encoding recombination regulator RecX — protein sequence MSVLSVITKISVQQKNKERFNIFLDEEYAFAVYESTLLKYHLAKGKELDELEIEEILYTDQINKAYTSAVHYLSFRMRTEKEIGEYLREKEYEDFVAKEIVVKLKEQGYLNDKEFAVAYVRTQVNTTQKGRGVIEQELYEKGVDKALVVEALEAEYSQEQELEHAVKLVMKNAPKYKKGAYKVMIQKIESALVRKGYSFDVIKLALEEAQLQEEPSEEWEALTQQAEKVHRKYKSLEGYEYVMKVKSALYRKGFTMDMIDQWLENEERL from the coding sequence GTGAGCGTATTGAGCGTCATTACTAAAATTTCTGTACAGCAAAAAAACAAAGAACGGTTTAATATTTTTTTGGATGAGGAATATGCATTTGCGGTTTATGAATCCACCTTGTTAAAGTATCACCTTGCAAAAGGGAAGGAACTTGATGAACTCGAAATCGAAGAGATACTTTATACAGATCAAATTAACAAAGCCTATACTTCCGCTGTTCATTATCTATCCTTTCGAATGAGAACGGAAAAGGAAATAGGCGAATACTTAAGAGAAAAAGAGTACGAAGACTTTGTCGCAAAAGAGATTGTAGTAAAGCTTAAAGAGCAAGGGTATTTAAATGATAAGGAGTTTGCCGTTGCCTATGTCAGAACCCAAGTGAACACCACACAAAAGGGCAGAGGAGTAATCGAACAGGAGCTTTATGAAAAAGGCGTGGATAAAGCGTTGGTGGTAGAGGCACTCGAAGCAGAATATTCACAAGAGCAAGAGCTTGAGCATGCGGTGAAGCTTGTAATGAAAAACGCCCCAAAATATAAAAAAGGTGCCTATAAGGTGATGATTCAAAAAATAGAGAGTGCGCTTGTTAGGAAAGGGTACAGTTTCGATGTGATAAAGCTGGCATTAGAAGAGGCTCAATTGCAGGAAGAACCATCTGAAGAGTGGGAGGCACTCACACAGCAGGCAGAAAAGGTTCACCGAAAATACAAAAGCTTGGAAGGGTACGAATATGTAATGAAAGTAAAAAGCGCTCTTTATCGTAAAGGCTTTACCATGGACATGATTGATCAGTGGCTTGAAAATGAAGAAAGGCTGTGA
- a CDS encoding YfhH family protein: protein MLIYIEIIGGTQVEQEKRYSQMTSYELHQEIASLKEKARKAEQLGIVNEFAVLERKMTMAKAYMLNPEDFKPGAVYEIEGDPGVHFKITYMNGVFAWGHRIHGETVSTEEEGLPISMLVKIDH, encoded by the coding sequence ATGCTTATTTATATAGAAATTATAGGGGGAACGCAAGTGGAACAGGAAAAGCGTTATAGCCAAATGACCTCATATGAGCTACATCAGGAGATTGCAAGTCTAAAGGAAAAAGCTCGTAAAGCAGAACAGCTCGGCATCGTAAACGAGTTTGCTGTGCTGGAACGAAAAATGACAATGGCCAAGGCCTATATGCTGAATCCAGAGGACTTTAAGCCTGGGGCGGTTTATGAAATAGAAGGAGATCCGGGCGTTCATTTTAAGATTACGTATATGAACGGTGTGTTCGCTTGGGGTCATCGAATTCATGGGGAAACAGTTAGCACCGAAGAGGAAGGACTGCCAATTTCGATGCTTGTTAAGATAGATCATTGA
- a CDS encoding small, acid-soluble spore protein K, with the protein MRNKSKNFPNPNDNKFEGEGRAKAEYASKRANGTINTHPQERMRASGAREDGTF; encoded by the coding sequence ATGAGGAATAAATCTAAAAACTTTCCTAACCCCAATGACAATAAGTTTGAAGGGGAAGGCAGAGCGAAAGCGGAATATGCATCTAAACGAGCAAACGGAACCATTAACACGCATCCTCAAGAACGTATGCGTGCTTCCGGAGCAAGAGAAGACGGCACATTTTAG
- a CDS encoding YpzG family protein, whose product MAKQNHKPSRNNPFSLNSQPFPQPHAHAKHTFRQVNGETQQAQNIQILEVQTRKRS is encoded by the coding sequence ATGGCAAAACAAAACCACAAGCCATCAAGAAATAACCCTTTTTCGTTAAATAGTCAGCCTTTTCCTCAGCCACATGCGCACGCCAAACACACGTTTAGACAGGTAAACGGTGAAACCCAACAAGCTCAAAACATACAGATTCTCGAGGTACAAACGAGAAAAAGATCGTAA
- a CDS encoding YfhJ family protein, whose product MEQYFERLTDRLLEVNPSLTYEKARTWVELLWEDFESSYAKAGYQYKGKDMTEKMVVGIIERHGDRLHEFFSNNPKYSHLLNGDDSMKH is encoded by the coding sequence ATGGAACAATATTTTGAGCGTTTAACGGATAGACTGCTCGAAGTAAATCCTTCTTTAACATATGAAAAAGCAAGAACGTGGGTAGAGCTTTTGTGGGAGGATTTTGAAAGTTCTTATGCAAAAGCAGGATATCAGTATAAGGGAAAAGATATGACAGAAAAAATGGTGGTTGGAATCATAGAGCGGCATGGAGATAGGCTGCATGAATTTTTCTCCAACAATCCGAAATACAGTCACTTGTTAAATGGGGATGACTCGATGAAACATTAA
- a CDS encoding YfhE family protein, translating to MNEKKRREKTKSSLSKSQAVTYSREFRMADRVGGYTDKPR from the coding sequence ATGAATGAGAAGAAACGTCGTGAGAAAACGAAAAGTTCTTTAAGCAAGTCACAAGCAGTTACATATTCGCGAGAATTCAGAATGGCCGACCGTGTTGGTGGATATACAGATAAACCGAGATAA
- a CDS encoding metal-dependent hydrolase, producing the protein MDTGTHIVMGLALGSIATIDPYVANNPETATAIMVGALIGSQAPDLDTILKVKGNATYIRNHRGLTHSIPAVCLWPLLIAPIIYLFLPEANFLYLWIWTFIAVILHVFVDIFNAYGTQALRPFTKRWVALGIINTFDPIIFGFHIVGLVLWGVGFHPGYSFLAIYGILIIYYVLRFRMQKKVLRQVREIIPDVKQIIISPTLYWNQWHLAITTEDNFYVARAVKYQIFIHDTFDKVPLPENAIIEAAKFDDNVSAFLSFSPVYRWEVEEYDDHYEVRFIDLRYRSKGYYPFVAIVQLDHNLNIVSSYTGWIFSEAKLRTKLDIIID; encoded by the coding sequence ATGGATACAGGAACACACATCGTTATGGGATTGGCGCTTGGATCGATAGCCACCATTGATCCATATGTTGCAAACAATCCAGAAACTGCTACTGCGATAATGGTCGGAGCTCTAATCGGGTCACAGGCTCCTGATCTAGACACCATTTTAAAAGTGAAAGGGAATGCTACGTATATAAGGAATCATCGTGGCCTTACGCATTCCATCCCTGCAGTATGCCTGTGGCCTCTGTTAATTGCTCCAATCATCTATTTATTTCTGCCAGAGGCTAATTTTCTCTATTTATGGATTTGGACATTTATAGCCGTAATCCTTCATGTTTTTGTCGACATTTTCAACGCTTATGGGACACAAGCTTTAAGGCCTTTCACAAAAAGATGGGTAGCTCTTGGTATTATTAACACATTCGATCCTATTATTTTTGGATTTCATATTGTAGGACTGGTTTTATGGGGCGTAGGCTTTCATCCAGGATACAGCTTTTTGGCGATATATGGAATATTAATCATCTATTATGTTCTTCGATTTAGAATGCAAAAGAAGGTATTGCGTCAAGTTCGAGAAATAATCCCAGACGTGAAACAGATTATTATTTCTCCAACGCTTTATTGGAATCAATGGCATTTGGCCATTACAACGGAAGACAATTTCTATGTCGCACGCGCTGTAAAATACCAAATATTCATTCATGATACGTTCGATAAAGTACCGCTACCTGAAAATGCCATTATTGAAGCGGCAAAATTTGACGACAATGTATCTGCCTTTTTATCCTTCTCTCCTGTTTATAGATGGGAAGTGGAAGAATATGACGACCATTATGAGGTTCGATTTATTGATTTGAGATATAGAAGTAAAGGATACTATCCATTTGTGGCAATTGTTCAGCTTGACCACAATTTAAACATTGTCAGCTCTTACACGGGCTGGATATTTAGTGAGGCAAAGCTTCGAACGAAACTGGATATCATCATAGATTAA
- a CDS encoding amidohydrolase — protein sequence MGMIMFKNATVYPITSKPLYGADVITENGKIKAIGQKLEIPQNAQLVECHEKYLFPGFIDVHTHLGLYDEGTGWAGNDANETIEVLTPHIRALDGVHPLDQGFQDAIQNGVTTVQILPGSANVIGGTTSVIKTHGVNISKMLLQETAGLKMAFGENPKRIHSQGNKDSITRMGIMGMLREAFYHAMHFDNADSLRIKPIVMALERKIPVRIHAHRADDIISAMRFAEEFNLRFTIEHCTEGHLIANELAGSNLQVCIGPTMTRKSKIELKNKSWKTYQALSEQGVQVSITTDHPYTPVQYLNVCAALAVREGLDEQKALEGITITAAKHLNVSDRVGSIETGKDADLVLWSHHPFQFLAKPVMTMIDGEIIYQKN from the coding sequence ATGGGAATGATAATGTTTAAAAATGCTACCGTTTATCCAATCACATCCAAGCCTTTGTACGGAGCAGATGTCATAACGGAAAATGGGAAAATTAAAGCTATTGGTCAAAAGCTGGAGATACCTCAAAATGCTCAGCTCGTTGAATGTCACGAGAAGTATTTGTTTCCTGGATTTATTGACGTTCATACACATTTAGGACTGTATGACGAAGGAACAGGCTGGGCTGGGAATGATGCCAATGAAACAATCGAGGTGCTTACGCCGCATATTCGGGCATTAGATGGTGTTCACCCTCTAGATCAAGGCTTTCAGGATGCTATTCAAAATGGAGTCACAACTGTCCAAATCTTACCCGGAAGCGCAAATGTAATTGGAGGAACCACTTCGGTCATTAAAACTCATGGAGTGAATATCTCTAAAATGCTTCTTCAGGAAACGGCAGGACTAAAAATGGCATTTGGGGAAAATCCAAAACGCATTCACAGTCAAGGTAATAAGGATTCTATTACAAGGATGGGTATCATGGGAATGCTTAGGGAAGCCTTCTACCATGCCATGCATTTTGATAATGCCGATAGTCTTCGGATAAAACCAATTGTCATGGCTCTAGAGAGAAAAATCCCTGTGCGCATTCATGCTCACCGTGCAGATGACATCATTTCTGCTATGAGGTTTGCTGAAGAATTTAACCTTCGCTTTACCATTGAACATTGTACAGAGGGTCATTTAATTGCCAATGAACTTGCAGGAAGCAACCTTCAAGTGTGTATTGGACCAACCATGACTAGAAAATCAAAAATCGAACTGAAAAATAAAAGCTGGAAAACCTATCAAGCATTATCGGAACAAGGAGTGCAGGTTTCCATTACCACAGATCACCCTTATACTCCTGTACAGTATCTAAATGTGTGTGCTGCCCTTGCTGTTCGGGAGGGACTAGATGAGCAAAAAGCATTAGAAGGAATTACGATAACTGCTGCCAAACACCTTAATGTTTCTGACAGAGTTGGGAGTATAGAAACAGGGAAAGATGCCGACTTAGTTCTATGGTCTCACCACCCCTTCCAATTCCTTGCAAAGCCTGTTATGACAATGATTGACGGTGAAATAATTTACCAAAAAAATTAA
- a CDS encoding TIGR01777 family oxidoreductase, translating into MKIAIAGGTGLVGDALTDHLINLGHSIYILTRNSSNKKEKAHVTYVEWLHQSAKPEMELEEMDAFVNLAGESINSGRWTAEQKQKIVESRITSTKEINRIIAALQKKPKTLINASAIGYYGTSETETFTEKTTEPGSDFLASTVYAWEKEAEQAKTQGVRVVFTRFGIILDKEEGALPKMLLPYKMFAGGKIGSGEQWMSWVHIKDVAGAITFCLENASIEGAVNVTAPHPKKMKEFGKILGRVMGRPHWFPTPGFVLKAALGEMSVLVLEGQKVLPEKLQAQGYNFFYSHLDDALSEILQSK; encoded by the coding sequence ATGAAAATCGCCATTGCTGGAGGTACAGGTCTAGTTGGAGACGCACTAACGGATCACTTAATAAACCTAGGGCATTCTATTTATATTTTAACTCGAAACAGCTCGAATAAAAAGGAAAAAGCCCATGTTACGTATGTTGAATGGCTACACCAATCCGCAAAGCCTGAGATGGAACTAGAAGAGATGGACGCCTTTGTTAACCTTGCAGGAGAATCCATAAACAGCGGCCGTTGGACAGCCGAACAAAAACAGAAAATTGTTGAAAGTCGTATTACTTCCACTAAAGAAATAAACAGAATCATTGCAGCCCTCCAAAAAAAGCCTAAAACGCTAATAAACGCTAGTGCCATTGGCTATTATGGCACCTCAGAAACCGAAACATTTACAGAAAAAACAACCGAACCTGGAAGCGATTTTCTTGCATCAACTGTTTATGCTTGGGAAAAGGAAGCTGAACAAGCCAAGACCCAAGGAGTAAGGGTTGTATTCACGCGGTTTGGAATCATCCTTGATAAAGAAGAAGGGGCACTTCCCAAAATGCTTCTTCCTTATAAAATGTTTGCTGGAGGTAAAATTGGCTCCGGGGAACAGTGGATGTCTTGGGTACATATCAAGGATGTGGCTGGCGCAATTACCTTTTGCCTTGAGAATGCTTCTATAGAAGGAGCAGTTAATGTCACAGCCCCACACCCCAAAAAAATGAAGGAATTTGGTAAAATCTTAGGCAGGGTGATGGGTCGACCACATTGGTTTCCGACACCAGGTTTTGTATTGAAAGCCGCTTTAGGGGAAATGAGCGTCTTAGTTTTGGAGGGACAAAAGGTGCTTCCTGAAAAATTACAGGCTCAGGGCTATAATTTCTTTTATTCACATCTTGATGATGCTCTGTCCGAAATATTACAATCAAAGTAA
- a CDS encoding GNAT family N-acetyltransferase produces the protein MLKKRDFQESQTLYELMVHPEVFPFVRHKAYSYDEFLFLTKQTIEAEDRGELISRTILDEWGTPIGTINLFDVQEGAGFLGTWLGKPFHGKGYNQVAKDQFFEELFYELDIKSIFMRIRKVNVRSTKAAEKLPYVVLANETRKSLLDEINHGEDIYNLYEISRDQYTLYKLRTGHEVLHEEHHLKEA, from the coding sequence ATGCTCAAAAAACGTGATTTCCAAGAATCTCAAACTCTTTATGAGTTAATGGTGCACCCCGAAGTCTTCCCTTTTGTGCGACATAAAGCGTATTCCTATGATGAGTTTCTTTTTCTTACAAAGCAAACCATCGAAGCGGAAGATCGCGGAGAATTGATTTCACGGACCATTCTTGATGAGTGGGGCACTCCAATTGGAACAATCAATCTGTTTGACGTACAAGAGGGCGCTGGCTTTCTTGGCACTTGGCTCGGCAAGCCTTTCCACGGGAAAGGCTACAATCAAGTTGCGAAAGATCAATTTTTTGAAGAGCTTTTTTACGAGCTCGATATTAAATCAATTTTTATGCGTATTCGTAAAGTTAATGTTCGTTCTACCAAAGCAGCAGAAAAGCTTCCTTACGTTGTATTAGCTAATGAGACACGTAAAAGCCTCTTAGATGAAATTAATCATGGGGAAGACATTTACAACCTTTATGAAATCTCTCGTGATCAATACACACTCTATAAACTGCGTACTGGACATGAAGTACTTCATGAAGAGCATCATTTAAAAGAAGCGTAA
- the mutY gene encoding A/G-specific adenine glycosylase, whose product MTQHERLKNFHINEFQHDLIAWFEKEQRDLPWRKDKDPYKVWVSEIMLQQTKVDTVIPYFNSFIEQFPNIQSLAEAEEEKVLKAWEGLGYYSRVRNLQSAVKEVHESYQGKVPNNAKEISALKGVGPYTTGAILSIAYGVPEPAVDGNVMRVLSRILLIEEDIAKVKTRKLFEEVIRELISKENPSFFNQGLMELGALVCTPTSPSCLLCPVREHCRAFHQGKQRELPVKTKKKSTKQVALVAAILKDEQGRYLIHKRASDGLLANLWEFPNFVKIDELGTPKQQLQALVSSEYGINILLGDFLCDINHVFSHLVWNVGVYDGTWTGEIPKESQLKAVTEEEMKQYAFPVSHLNMWKEYKNQQEAAPKL is encoded by the coding sequence TTGACACAACATGAACGACTAAAAAATTTTCATATAAATGAATTTCAACATGATTTAATAGCTTGGTTTGAAAAAGAACAAAGAGACCTTCCTTGGCGTAAAGACAAAGACCCCTATAAAGTATGGGTTTCAGAAATTATGCTACAGCAAACAAAAGTCGATACGGTAATTCCTTATTTTAATTCCTTTATCGAGCAATTCCCAAACATACAAAGCCTGGCAGAAGCAGAAGAGGAAAAAGTGTTAAAGGCTTGGGAAGGACTTGGATATTATTCACGTGTCCGGAATCTTCAAAGTGCTGTCAAAGAAGTGCACGAAAGCTATCAGGGAAAGGTACCAAACAATGCAAAAGAAATATCTGCTTTAAAGGGAGTAGGTCCCTATACGACAGGAGCAATATTAAGCATTGCGTATGGAGTACCCGAGCCAGCTGTGGACGGGAATGTTATGAGGGTGTTATCAAGAATTCTCCTCATTGAAGAAGATATCGCAAAGGTGAAAACAAGAAAATTGTTTGAAGAGGTAATTCGAGAATTAATTTCCAAAGAAAATCCCTCCTTTTTTAATCAAGGACTAATGGAACTAGGAGCTTTAGTATGTACACCAACGTCACCTTCTTGCTTGCTTTGCCCTGTTCGAGAGCATTGCAGAGCATTTCATCAAGGAAAGCAACGAGAGCTTCCTGTAAAAACAAAAAAGAAATCCACTAAGCAGGTTGCGCTTGTAGCTGCCATTTTAAAGGATGAACAAGGGCGCTATCTCATTCATAAAAGGGCGAGTGATGGTTTATTGGCCAATCTCTGGGAGTTTCCAAACTTTGTGAAAATAGATGAATTAGGAACTCCAAAACAACAATTACAAGCTTTAGTTTCCTCGGAATATGGCATAAATATTTTATTGGGAGACTTTCTTTGTGACATCAATCATGTCTTTTCCCATTTAGTATGGAATGTAGGTGTGTATGATGGAACATGGACAGGTGAAATTCCAAAAGAATCCCAACTAAAGGCCGTAACGGAAGAGGAAATGAAACAATACGCATTTCCTGTTTCACATTTGAACATGTGGAAGGAATATAAAAATCAGCAAGAAGCTGCCCCTAAGCTATAA